One window of Aureibacillus halotolerans genomic DNA carries:
- a CDS encoding GNAT family N-acetyltransferase yields MMIQIVDVRDNPELVDDAIQFFWKQWGSEGNFNFYKDCITQSCKTESEIPRFYLAIEDDNIIGSYAILRSDLNSRQDLSPWFACLYVRPEARGKKIGDLLQAHAINETRDKGYVKLYLCTDLMGYYERTNWIYVGKGYSLSDDEIRIYEYLIKD; encoded by the coding sequence ATGATGATACAAATAGTAGATGTTCGAGACAACCCTGAACTCGTGGACGATGCCATACAATTCTTCTGGAAACAATGGGGGTCAGAAGGCAACTTCAATTTTTATAAGGACTGTATTACTCAATCCTGTAAGACTGAAAGCGAAATACCAAGATTCTATTTGGCCATTGAAGATGACAATATCATTGGATCGTATGCAATTTTAAGAAGTGATCTTAATAGTAGACAGGATTTGAGTCCTTGGTTTGCTTGCCTTTATGTTCGTCCAGAAGCGAGGGGAAAGAAGATAGGAGATCTTTTACAAGCTCATGCCATCAATGAGACAAGGGACAAAGGATATGTAAAGCTATATCTTTGCACTGATCTAATGGGCTACTATGAAAGAACGAATTGGATATACGTTGGTAAGGGGTATTCTCTTAGTGATGATGAAATAAGAATCTATGAATATCTAATAAAAGATTAG